The following are encoded in a window of Streptomyces sp. SAT1 genomic DNA:
- a CDS encoding TIGR00730 family Rossman fold protein, protein MPTGNPEGKKVPPEEQRLGPVLRRRGQVQASTTDQRLLDERAPTDWVHTDPWRVLRIQSEFIEGFGTLAELPPAISVFGSARTRVDSPEYEAGVRLGRGLVEAGFAVITGGGPGAMEAANKGACEAGGTSVGLGIELPFEQGLNPYVDIGLNFRYFFVRKMMFVKYAQGFVVLPGGLGTLDELFEALTLVQTQKVTRFPIVLFGTAYWGGLVDWLTHTLIAEGKAAEADLTLFHVTDDVEEAVALMSKEAGK, encoded by the coding sequence ATGCCTACAGGCAATCCCGAGGGCAAGAAGGTGCCACCGGAGGAGCAGCGCCTGGGACCGGTGCTCCGGCGCCGGGGCCAGGTCCAGGCCAGCACCACGGACCAGCGGCTGCTGGACGAGCGCGCACCCACCGACTGGGTGCACACCGACCCGTGGCGGGTGCTGCGCATCCAGTCGGAGTTCATCGAGGGCTTCGGCACCCTGGCCGAACTCCCGCCCGCGATCAGCGTCTTCGGCTCGGCCCGCACCCGGGTGGACTCGCCCGAGTACGAGGCCGGGGTGCGGCTGGGGCGCGGTCTGGTCGAGGCGGGCTTCGCGGTGATCACCGGCGGCGGTCCCGGCGCGATGGAGGCGGCGAACAAGGGCGCCTGCGAGGCCGGGGGCACCTCGGTCGGCCTGGGCATCGAGCTGCCCTTCGAGCAGGGGCTCAACCCCTACGTCGACATCGGCCTCAACTTCCGCTACTTCTTCGTCCGCAAGATGATGTTCGTGAAGTACGCGCAGGGCTTCGTGGTCCTGCCCGGCGGCCTCGGCACCCTGGACGAGCTCTTCGAGGCGCTCACCCTCGTCCAGACCCAGAAGGTCACCCGCTTCCCCATCGTCCTGTTCGGCACCGCCTACTGGGGCGGCCTGGTCGACTGGCTGACCCACACCCTCATCGCCGAGGGCAAGGCCGCCGAGGCGGACCTGACCCTCTTCCACGTCACGGACGACGTGGAGGAGGCCGTGGCCCTGATGTCGAAGGAAGCGGGCAAGTAG
- a CDS encoding DivIVA domain-containing protein, with product MVMFLFLVVALAVVVAAVTLAVVGGGGTGPLPEAVPDRLHDPLPEDRPVGPADVEQLRLPLAVRGYRMADVDDALDRLGAEIAERDARIADLESALETALAGARDTGVRDTGAQVHLTKPRPEDEQ from the coding sequence ATGGTTATGTTCTTGTTCCTCGTCGTCGCGCTGGCGGTCGTGGTCGCCGCGGTGACCCTCGCGGTGGTGGGCGGCGGGGGCACCGGCCCGCTGCCCGAGGCCGTCCCCGACCGGCTGCACGACCCGCTGCCGGAGGACCGCCCGGTGGGGCCGGCCGACGTGGAGCAGCTGCGCCTGCCGCTCGCCGTGCGCGGCTACCGGATGGCCGACGTGGACGACGCGCTCGACCGGCTCGGCGCCGAGATCGCCGAGCGCGACGCCCGGATCGCCGACCTGGAGTCGGCCCTGGAGACCGCCCTGGCGGGGGCCCGCGACACCGGGGTCCGCGACACCGGGGCGCAGGTGCACCTGACCAAGCCCCGACCGGAGGACGAGCAGTGA
- the folP gene encoding dihydropteroate synthase, giving the protein MLRLGRREFDAHEPVIMAIVNRTPDSFYDQGATFRDEPALARVEEAVAEGAAIVDIGGVKAGPGEEVTAEEEARRTVGFVAEVRRRFPDVVISVDTWRAEVGEAVCEAGADLLNDAWGGVDPRLAEVAARHRVGLVCTHAGGAQPRTRPHRVQYDDVMADILEVTVGLAERAVALGVPRESVLIDPGHDFGKNTRHSLEATRRLGEMVATGWPVLVSLSNKDFVGETLDRPVKERVVGTLATTAVSAWLGAQVYRVHEVAETRQVVDMVAAVAGHREPAVARRGLA; this is encoded by the coding sequence ATGCTCAGGCTGGGCAGGCGTGAATTCGACGCGCACGAGCCGGTGATCATGGCGATCGTCAACCGGACCCCGGACTCCTTCTACGACCAGGGGGCGACGTTCCGCGACGAGCCCGCCCTCGCGCGCGTGGAGGAGGCCGTGGCCGAGGGCGCCGCGATCGTCGACATCGGCGGGGTGAAGGCGGGCCCCGGCGAGGAGGTGACGGCCGAGGAGGAGGCGCGGCGCACCGTCGGCTTCGTCGCCGAGGTGCGGCGGCGCTTCCCGGACGTGGTCATCAGCGTGGACACCTGGCGGGCCGAGGTCGGCGAGGCGGTGTGCGAGGCGGGCGCGGACCTGCTGAACGACGCGTGGGGCGGGGTGGACCCGCGGCTCGCGGAGGTCGCCGCGCGCCACCGGGTGGGCCTGGTGTGCACGCACGCGGGCGGCGCCCAGCCGCGGACCCGGCCGCACCGGGTGCAGTACGACGACGTGATGGCCGACATCCTGGAGGTGACCGTGGGGCTGGCCGAGCGTGCGGTGGCGCTCGGGGTGCCGCGGGAGTCGGTGCTGATCGATCCCGGGCACGACTTCGGGAAGAACACGCGGCACAGCCTGGAGGCGACGCGGCGGCTGGGCGAGATGGTCGCCACCGGGTGGCCGGTGCTGGTGTCGCTGTCCAACAAGGACTTCGTCGGGGAGACGCTGGACCGGCCGGTCAAGGAGCGGGTGGTGGGCACGCTGGCCACCACCGCGGTCTCGGCGTGGCTGGGCGCGCAGGTCTACCGGGTGCACGAGGTCGCCGAGACCCGGCAGGTGGTGGACATGGTGGCGGCCGTCGCGGGGCACCGGGAGCCCGCCGTGGCGCGGCGGGGACTGGCGTAG